The sequence below is a genomic window from Thermodesulfobacteriota bacterium.
AAATGTGCCAAGTTCTGAGCAACCTTTACCATGGAAGTGTTCTCATCCATAACTGTAACGCCGGCAGTACCGAGCATTGAGCCAACTGCCGCAAGAGAATCAAAGTCAAGCGTTATATCAAGCTCGTCCCCTGTCAAAAGAGGAGCTGAAGATCCGCCGGGAGAAATAGCTTTAACCTTTCTTCCATTTGGGACTCCTCCGCCGTACTCTTCTATCAAATCCCTAGCTGTAATTCCGAGCGGAATTTCGTATAAGCCGGGCTTGTTTACATCCCCGCAAAGCCCGTAGATTTTTGTGCCGGTATTTTTTGGAATACCAATTGATGAGAACCACTCGTGGCCGCGGTTTATTATATGGGGCACTACAGCAAGCGTCTCAACATTGTTTATAATTGTGGGACATCCGAAAAGACCAATCTGAGCGGGGAAAGGAGGCTTTGGTCTGGGCTCTCCGTTTTTACCCTCGATTGATTCTAAAAGGCCTGTTTCCTCACCGCAGATATATGCGCCGGCTCCTCTGAACAAAACAATATCCAGATCAAATCCTGAGTTTAGAATGTTTTTTCCCAGATAGCCCTTATCGTAAGCTTCTTTAATGGCACCTTCTATAATGCTTGCACCGTAGGGCATCTCGCCCCTTATATAAACATAGGCTTTATGAGAATTTATCGCAAGACAGGCTATCATCATACCCTCTAGCATTTGATGAGGGTCTTGCTCTAGTATTTCTCTGTCTTTAAAACTGCCGGGCTCACTCTCGTCAGCATTGCAGCAAAGATAAATTGGTTTTTTTGAATCTCTTTGAATAAAACTCCATTTAACTCCAGTTGGGAAACCTGCTCCGCCTCTTCCTCTAAGACCTGCTTTTTTTATCTCTTCTATAATTTCATCCGGTTCCATCTTAATAGCTTTTCTAAGAGCTGAATAACCGTCTCTGGAGATATAGGATTCTATGGTGTGAGAGTCTTTCACACCAACGTAATTTCGGATTATTCTGAGTTCAGGCATTTCTTCCCCTTAGCTTATTTAGATTAATATCTGGGTATACATCAATAACGTGAATATTATTTTAAATGGCTTTACCAAACCTTGGCAAGTAAATCTCAAAAATAATCTAAAATTTCTCTTAGAAATCCTCCACAACATACTTCGCGAATGCCATAGAGGAAGTAAATGCTGGGGAAATAGCATTTAAGATATGAGTTGAGTCCCCATCTTTTATCACTATAAAATCCATGACCATTTCTTTAGTGTTCCAGTCAACCAGCTGTGGCCTTATGCCAACTTTAGAGCTGTCTTGGATATCTTCTATTTTTAGCTCGGGCACCAATTTTTTAGCTTCTTCGAACATGTATCTCTTAAAATATTTCATTGTTTCATTTTGCGCGGCTGATCTAAACCCCGGATTGGTAAAAAAAAGAACCGCATCTCTGGCAAGAATTGATATAGACTCAGCAGATAAGTTGTCAAAAATTCCGTATTCCTCTCTGCCAAACGCAGGTATTGCTGTTGGGCCAATGTACACATCCCCGTCATAGCCCCTTGTAAAATGCACTCCTAAAAAAGGATTTCTAAGATCTGGCACAGGGTAAATGTTTCCTCTGACGAGAAAGTCTCTTTGTTTTGTAATCTTTTTGTATGTTCCTTTAAACGGCAGAACCTTATATTCTGTGCCTAGACCAAAAGAGTGAGCAACCTTATCAGCGAAACTCCCGGCTGCATTTATGAAATTCTCAAACTTTATTTTGTTTTGACTTGTAATGGCAACACTGCTTCCAGACAGCGCAGTATATAATTCTCCAAACTCGAAATTAACTTTCCCTGATCTTTCAAGCTCGCTTCGTAATGAGGCTAAGATCTGCTTAGGATTAAATACTGCAGTATTTGGAGAGTATAAAGCTTTCTCAGACGGCAGGGCATAAGGCTCAAATTCTAATAAATCGGCTCGCTCGATAATCTGTGATGTTGCGCCGCTTTGATCGGCTCTTCTTTTAAGCTCCAGCAAATCATCAACCCTCGAATCATCTGTAACAATAATTTTTCCGTTTTCATTTAATGAAAGTTCATTTTCCCAGCAGTACTCTCTCAGAAGACGGTTACCTTCCACGCAAAATCGTGCTTTATAAGTACCGGGGGAGTAATAAATCCCGGCGTGTAATACACCGCTGTTTCTGCCGCTGGCATGAGCGCCTAGGGTGGCTTCCTTCTCTAAGATTACAATATCGTCTACGCCTTTTGATATAAGTTCTCTGGCAATAGTAAGCCCGGTAATACCAGCTCCTATAATAAGTGTGTGGCAGCTAAGCTCCATAGAATATAAACTATCACTCTAGGAGAAAATGTGAAGCTCTCCTTAGAAGCTCTTAAGCCATTTTACTAAGGTATCAACGGTGAAATTGGGGTTTTCCATGCAGTCGTGGCGGGCATCAGGAACAAATACTAATTCTACATTTTCATGGCCAGAGTCTTTCATGATCTTAAGCAAGCTCTTTACCTCCTCTGGTCCTACTGTGTAGTCGTTCTCGCCATGTATAAAAAGAACGGGCACTTTTACATTTTGTATGATCTCATTAGTTTTTGCATTATACGCCTCTGGGCTTCTCATAAACCACCATGTGCGGTATGTAAACAGCTCTACATCACCAGGATCAAAAGTTGGTCCCCATGCCCTGTAGACAATAAATACCCTGTCATTTTGGGTGGTTACAGGATCAGGTTTTAAAACATCTTTGGCTATTTGATAGATATGATCGTATGAAGGAACGCTGTTCCATTTCTTAAGTCTCATCTCGTTTGACTTTGGAAGTGAAGAGGAACATCCCTCTAAAATAAGGCCTTTTACGTTTGGGTGTTGGTTATTTACAGAATAGTAGACGCTAATGTTGGCTCCTAAGCTCCAGCCTAAGATGAAGATATTTTTAAAGCCCTCTTTGACCAACGCATCAACTCCTGCTTCAATGTCCATTATTGATTCATCAAATATGGCACTTCCGAACATCTGACCTGTGAAAGCCATTCGTGTGTTTATTGAAAATGAGCTTATACCGTTTTCAACGAAAGCATTAGGAAGCTGACGGGGAGTGCCTCGTGCTAGAAAATGTCCAAGCACCCCATGGACTAAAAGCACAATAGGAGCTTCATATAAATCTTCTTCTCGATCAAACTCACCTGATACCAACAGTGCGTTTATAACGAAGCCGTCTTCGGCTGCAAAACTTAATAGTCGTCTTTGTCTGGAGACCATGTTCTAAGTAGCGCCTGAGTTTTAGTCTTTAAATCTTCTGTCCAGCCATCTTACAATAATATCGCCAAGCTCTTCTTCTTTATCTTCAAACTTGTGACCGGCATTGACATAAAATGCTGATACGTCTTTGTTGCCGGCATCTAGAGCAACTTGGGCAAGGTCATGTGTTTCTTCGGGTTTTACAATTTCATCATACCAGCCTTGAATGAGAAGGATTGGAACCTTTATCTCTTCAATCTGCTTATACCCCATAGCGGTATGAGCCTCTGGACCGGCAAGATACCACCAAGTGCGGTAAGTATATATTTCTGTGTGCTCGGGACGATAGGAATCCCCTCTTGCTTTGTAGATTAGTATTGTGCGGTCATGGCCTGTGCCTTCTCTGCCGGGCTTGATTATTTCCTTAGCTTCTTCAAAAACTTCGTCATATGAAGGCTCACTTCCGAGCCGGTTCCATCTTCGCCTGATCGAATCCGGCATTGAATAAGGGGCAGCCAGAGTTATCACACCCTTTAGATTCGGAAAAGCTTTTTGATCTTTTCTAAGCGCAGCATATCTGAGCACTATGCTAGTACCCAAACTGTAGCCGGAAAGAATAATATTTTTGTAGCCCCGCTCAATCAGATATTCAACCACTCTGTCTATCTGAGGTATTGTATCGTTTAGTATCCCGTATCCGAAAAACAGACCAAAATTTGCCATTCTGGTATTAATAGCAAGAGAAGAGTAGCCGCCCTCAGCTAAAATGGGCGGCAAGAATCTTTGACTACCGTCTAGAAAGTTACCAAGAAAACCGTGAACATGAATTATCGCGGTATCGTTATTTTTGTTGTCCTCTTCGAGGATAGTGCTGTTGTAGTAGAGCCCGTCTATTTTGCTCTTGCCGAAAGGTATGGAGACTAGCTCCTGCTCCATATATTTTTCTGAATCACTTTCTTTCATAGGGTATCCAATTACAAACTAGCCAAAATATGATTCTGGATCACTGATTACATTATCTGCATAGACCTTAGCTTCCATCCACTCAGAGATCTTTCCTAATTCAACTACTTGTTTAGACACTGCTGCCTGTGCAACAATAAGCTCTGATTTAGGATCCCAGATAATCTGCCAGTTGTCATCTCTAAATCCCCTAACCCAGCCGAAAGGGAATGTTCCAACATCACCCAAAATAGTAACTCCTCAAACTTTTTAGTGCTATAGATTTTATTGGAAAAATAGAAAAGCTCAATATGTTGATCTGAAATTGTGTTTTTGCAGAGGAGACCGTGCAGTCTCCCCTAGCATTAAAATCTTAAAGACATTTCGTTAATTTCTAGAATCTACTGCTGATAGTTATATGCATTTGCCTTTTGTTTTTTTATCATCTTCTTGCCCTGATCAGACTCTGGTTCGGGTGGCGCAGCCCGTAAGTCTTGAATCATAGCTTTAAGCTCTTCTTCTTGTTTAACTGTCTGCTCATTTTTATAACGGCTTTTATTCACTACTTGAATTCTTTTATATGAATCATTCAACTCTAAGAGCGCCTCCCCCGGTCTACCTTCCTCATAATCCAAAATAGCTTGATCTAGACCAAAAGCGGCATCAACTGATACTCCTCTGGCTAAGACTGCCTCGTTTAGGTTCTGATCCACAATAGATTTATCTTTTGTAACTAGATATGAAAGGGCTTTGCTAATGTTACTTTTCTGATTGTTATCTAAAAGGTCCTCATAGGAAAGATCTGCTTTTAATAATCCCTTTTCACCTATTTTGTCTGTGGGAACATTAACTTTGATTAGTATATCCCTTTGTTGGCCCGCAAACATATCTCCTAATTTTATTTTGATTTTCTCATCGGAACTAGAGGAATATGAATAGCCGTAGATCTGTTCTATGCTCACCCCGGGCTCAAGTGTAATTGTGATAGTGGGTGATTTTGCTATTGTTGTAGAAAGCTGTCCAAACTCTTTTTGAAATATTGCTGCGAGTTGGTTTGGTGATTCTATAAAGTAATAATTTCCAGCACCATATTGGGCAATGCACAAAAGCAAATTCTCGTCATAGTCTAATCCTAAGCCCATTGTAGTGATCTGTATGTTTTTCTCAGATGCGATGCTTGAAATACGCGAGAGCTCACCTATATCGGTAATGCCTTCATTTGCGAGGCCGTCAGACAATAGAATTACTCTGTTTATATAGCCGGCTCTTGATACGGACTCTAACTGACTAATACCGTAAATTAGACCTCCTGAAAGATTTGTGGAGTTAGTTGGATAAAGGGAATCCACGGCTGAAATCGCTGCGTCCTTGTTACTTAGAGGCTGAATAGGAAACAAAACCTGTACTTCAGTAGAGTATGCAATAATTGAAAGCCGATCGCTGGCCTGGAGTCTGTTTATTATTTCTTTTGCGGCCTTTTTTGCATAACTAATTTTGCCCTTATCACTCATTGAACCGCTTCTATCTATAACTATAGCTAAGTTTACGGGAGCTCTTGCAAGCATCGGAATGTCTTTTCTGCCTGTAAGTTTAATATTAACGAGTTGCTCAGTAGCAGTACCTTTTTCAACAAATGGATGGCTAATACCTACATCCCAAACAACTGTTTTTACGTCTGGGGGAACTATAAGCGGTGGCTCGGGCATCTGAGTAGCTATGGAATTTTGGCTGACACTCGTTACTACTACTAATAATAAAAGCACAAACAATACTATTCTTTTTGAGAAAAACATAATGCATCTCCTATAATGATTTGATATGCATTATTACGAACGGCAGTAATAAAAGATTTATATAAGGATTAATTAGATGGAACTGAATTAGAAGATTCCTCTTTTTTCAATCTATCCAATTCAATCTTATCTTGGATAGCCTGAATTCTTGTGTTTGCAAAATAAGACTCTTCTGGAGCAACCTGCTGCAGGTTCATATAATTGGTGATTGCTTTATCAAATTCTCCCTGCTCTTCATAACACTCGGCAAGCTCTTTATAAGACTTTTGCTGGGAGGATTTAGATTGCGGCATATTAGAATTAAGAAACGCCTCGTTTGTTCTAATAGATAAATCGCAATTAGTTTTGTTTTTCTGTGAAGCTATAATTGCCTCACCTTTTTCCCTTAGTTCAAGATCTTGATTAGAGAGGTCTGATTGAACATTACTTTGTGGTGAAACCTCACTTTTATTCTTGGCCATGACCTGAGATTTTTCATTCTTAGGTAATTGCTTTTTTTTGACCTGTTCTAGTTCTGGATTTAATTCTAGCTCTTTAGACTCCATTGGAGCCGGTACTGCAGGCGGTGGCGGAGGAATTGGTTGTAAATTCCTTGCGTCAGATTCTATGGAATGTTCCAAGATATTATCTTCTGCATAAAGCTGCTCTTCTTGTCTTAAAACTGCCCCCTCCATTTGAACATTCTCATCCGAAAATGTGGTTTGACCACCAGCGGGTTCATTTGCCTGGACAGGGGTCTTAATAGTAGAAATCTCTGGGCCAATATTAGCTGCATCATAACCGTAATAAAACCATACCGATAACGCTATGGCAGTGGTCAGAGCTGGAACTAATATGGGACGAAATCCCCATTTGTTCCAAAAAGTTTTTTGACCTAAATTGGTTTTTACTGAAGCTTCTTTAGATATGTTTTGAAGAGTCTGTGATGAAACTTCGGGCAGGGCTTGATTGTTCGCAGCCATTTTGATCAAAGTTAGTTCTTCAAACTCTTTTAAGCACTCGTCGCTGCAGCTGCTTAAATGATCTTTGATGCTGTCCTTTTGCTCTTGGCTAAGCTCGCCGCTTAGATATTCAAGTAAAAGTTCGCTGCACTCTTTACATTCCATAACTATGATGATGCTCCTTTAGCTTTATTGATTTCATCAAAATACCCTGATTCTGTAAATATTTGCCTCAGGTTCTGATATGCATATCTAAGGCGGCTTTTTACAGTTCCAAGCGGCGCTTGGGTAATATCTGAAATCTCATTAAGTGAAAGTCCCTGAATCTCTTTTAACACAAATACTTCTTTGAATTCTTCCTTTAATGAATCTAGGCCACTATCTAAGAGCTGTCCGATTTCTTTGTCATAAAGCTTATCATCTTGACCTCTCTCACTGCTACGCATCAATTCAAGGACAACCGCACCAGTTTGCTGCTCTGTAGACAAAGGCGCATCAAGAGAGCGGTGTCGTCTATGGCTCTCAGTTCGCAGATGATCAATACAGTGGTTTCGCGCTATGCTATAAAGCCAAGTCGTAAACTTCTGATTAGGATCGTAACTATTTTTTCTTTCAATCACCTTTATAAATATTTCTTGAAGAAGATCCTCTGCTTGTATTTTGTTATTGCCAGTCATCTTCATTATAAACCTCAGAACACCAGCGCTATGCCTATTAAGTAGCACATCAAAACTTCCTGCATTGCCGTTTTGAAACTTTCTCATAGCTTGTTCGTCAGAAATCTCTTTTTTCCCGATTAGTCCTAGCACGTTAGATGTCATCCAATTTGAACTCACAGATTTACTAGCTATTTATTATAAAACGCGTTTTATCTAATTATACGATCATGATCTAATAAAGATTTAAATACTACTGTTTCAGATAATAACTCAAATATTCTATAAATGATTCTTCAGTTTTATTGCATAGATAAATTTTGCTCTTAACAAAATTTTAATTGTATCGAAATTCCTATCAATTATTCTTGTCCATATAATATTAGAGCAATTAAAAAAATGAGAAAAATAATTGTATCAATCGGGATTCTAATCGTATTGTTTATTATTGTAGCAGCGCTTGCGGTCTTGAACCTCAATTTTTTTATTAACGGTAATAAAGATTATTTCTTGTCTCAAATTGAGCAATCACTCGGCAGAAAACTCCAAGTAGCTCAAATCAATACAGGTTTTAGGGACGGGCTTGGAATACGTCTTAAGAACGTCTCAATAAGTGATGATCCCAGATTCTCTGATAAAGACTTTATTAGAGCATCTGATATACAAATCAATGTGAAACTTATCCCCCTTTTGGCTAAAAAAATAAATATATCAAAGCTCATTTTAAACAAACCATTTATTACAGTTATAGAGAACAAGAATGGTGAGTACAATTTTGAAACACTCGGCAACAATAAAAAAAGCAAAGGAGACAAAAGCTCACAGAGTTCGGACAAGAAATCTCCCCTTTCACTATTTGCTTCATCAATTATTGTTCAAGAAGGCCAAATAAACTTTATCGATCAAAGAAATGAGACAAATTTGCAGCTGCAGAAAATAGATTTAGACATTAAAGATTTGGGCTTTGAGAATAAAATACCTATAAATCTTGCGGCAGCAGTATTATCAAGCGAGCAGAATCTGGATTTAGATGCAGTTATTAGCCCGATTAGCAGTGATAGTGAATTAAATGAAATACAGGCAAATGGGGAACTACATGTTTCAGAGCTAAACATTAGTACACTTAAAAAGTTTCTACCCGTTATTGACAAGCACATACCAAAAGGACTTGATCTATCAGGTCCTGTTGCTGGCAAACTTGAGTTTGCTGGGACATTAGAGTCAATTAGTTTTAATAGAATTGGCATCAGCGCAAGTGTGTTTGGCGCGAGCGTGCCAAATTTTGAACTATCAGGGAAACTAGGACCGCTCGGCAGCAAATCCGAGAATTTCTCACTAGATACGAAGTTTAGCCTTCAAAAAGCTAACATCAGTAAGCTTCGAAATTTTTCACTAATAAAGGATTCGATCCCAAACAGTTTATCTACTCAAGGCACACTTAATGTTAGCGGCAGAGTATCCGGTTCTGCGGAAGATTTAGAATTCAACCAGGTAAAAATAGATGCCACTCTAAGCCGCTTAGCTATGATCGGGAAATTCTTTAAACCCAAAGACACGCCGTTTTCAATCACAGCAAGCGGTGAAATTTCTGATTCTGTTGTCGTTATCAAAAGAGCCAATATTAATATTGATAATTTAGATCTGTCAGCAAACGGTGAAATCAATCGCGGTGTTACTAATCTGCTCAATATTTCAGTTAGCTCAAACAAAATAGACCTGGCATCTATGAGCGAGACTTTCCCATCAATAAAAGAATATAAACCTACAGGTTATCTTAAACTTGAGCCAACTAATTTGACGGGCGAATTGGGAAAAGGCCAAATCCCACAGATAAAGGGATCTTTGAACCTTGAAGATGTGAGCCTTGAGCCTGAATCTTTAGCTGAACCACTTAGAGACATCAATACGAAAATAAATTTTACGGGCAGATCTGCTGATGTTGGCCAAATGACTCTAAGGATGGGTAATTCGAAACTAAATCTAACCTCTAAAATAGACAGCTTCAGTCCTTTAGTTTTAAGCTATAAAGTCTCTTCTCCGCAACTATATTTATCTGATTTTAGTAAAGAAGAAGTTTCCACTAACAAAGCGCAAGTGTTAAGAGATTTCAAAAGTGAAGGAAAAGTATCAAATAAAAGTAATAATATTTCGGTCTTAGGAAAGCTCTCATCTTCAGAGGCTGATCTATCTGATTTTGAGCTTGAGAATCTAAATGCCAAATTCAATCTAATAGGCGAAAGCCTTAAAATTGAAGAGTTTAGCACCAAAGCCTATCAGGGCAGTATTAAAGGAAAAGCAAGTTATGGCTTTGGTAAAAATCCAGATTTTACATTAATATCAAAGGCAGTTGGGATTGATTTAACAAGCTTTTTAAGCTCTTCGGACAATAAGATTGAGGGCAAAGCTAACCTTGATATAAATATTTTTGGAAGCGGTAAGGATTGGACAAAAATAAAGAACACACTAAAAGGCACTGCAAAAGCTGAGATAGTAAATGGAGCTGTTTTGGATATAAATATCGCAGATCAAGTGCTAAAAGGTATTACAGGCATTGAGGGACTTACTTTCTTAGTATCCGAGCAAACAAAAGAAAAATATCCCCAAGTTTTTACTGCCCAAGACACAGAGTTTGATGAATTTAAATCCTCATTTATCATTGAAAAAGGCAAGATGGAGACAACTAATTTAAGAATTAGTTCAAAAGATTATACTATCACCGGCAAAGGTTGGATGAATCTTGATGGAAAAATCGATTTAAAATCTCTACTAACATTATCTGAGCAACTCTCTTTAGACTTAGAAACTGACATTCCTGATTTACGCTTAATAACAAATGATAATAATAGAGTTGAGATACCCTACGTCATTGCCGGCGTGCTGCCTAATGCAAAGGCTAAACCAGATGTCTCATATCTATCTAAACTGATCCAAAGGGCTGGAATCAGAAAAGTGCTGGACGGATTAACATCCGGTTCTGATGAGAGCGCACAAAATGAAAATCCGCCGGATACAGATCAGCCGCCAAAAAAAGAGGAAAAAAGACTTGATGAAAAATTATTTGATGAACTAAAGGATCTTTTTTAGTAATTTGAGTATCATAAACTACATCTAATCTTTAAGGAGGATCAGAAATGAAAAGAGTTTTCTCTATAATAGTGCTAAGTACAGCTTTAATACTACCTTTGACGCTATTTTCCAGTGCGCAGCTGGATGAGTCTTATGAAGCTCACGGCGGGCTTGAGACTTTCCAGAAATACGGCGGACTTGAGTATGATCAGCAGATGGTAATAAGTGGTGTTATTAATGTCTCAGATAATCAAGTTTTTGATTTAAAATCCCGTAAGGCTCTTATCACAAGTGATAAATATACAGTCGGTTTTGACGGTAACGAGGCTTGGATAACACCAAATGTGCAAGCACTTGGTATACCTCCCAGGTTCTATGCACTTA
It includes:
- the lhgO gene encoding L-2-hydroxyglutarate oxidase codes for the protein MELSCHTLIIGAGITGLTIARELISKGVDDIVILEKEATLGAHASGRNSGVLHAGIYYSPGTYKARFCVEGNRLLREYCWENELSLNENGKIIVTDDSRVDDLLELKRRADQSGATSQIIERADLLEFEPYALPSEKALYSPNTAVFNPKQILASLRSELERSGKVNFEFGELYTALSGSSVAITSQNKIKFENFINAAGSFADKVAHSFGLGTEYKVLPFKGTYKKITKQRDFLVRGNIYPVPDLRNPFLGVHFTRGYDGDVYIGPTAIPAFGREEYGIFDNLSAESISILARDAVLFFTNPGFRSAAQNETMKYFKRYMFEEAKKLVPELKIEDIQDSSKVGIRPQLVDWNTKEMVMDFIVIKDGDSTHILNAISPAFTSSMAFAKYVVEDF
- a CDS encoding AsmA family protein; this encodes MRKIIVSIGILIVLFIIVAALAVLNLNFFINGNKDYFLSQIEQSLGRKLQVAQINTGFRDGLGIRLKNVSISDDPRFSDKDFIRASDIQINVKLIPLLAKKINISKLILNKPFITVIENKNGEYNFETLGNNKKSKGDKSSQSSDKKSPLSLFASSIIVQEGQINFIDQRNETNLQLQKIDLDIKDLGFENKIPINLAAAVLSSEQNLDLDAVISPISSDSELNEIQANGELHVSELNISTLKKFLPVIDKHIPKGLDLSGPVAGKLEFAGTLESISFNRIGISASVFGASVPNFELSGKLGPLGSKSENFSLDTKFSLQKANISKLRNFSLIKDSIPNSLSTQGTLNVSGRVSGSAEDLEFNQVKIDATLSRLAMIGKFFKPKDTPFSITASGEISDSVVVIKRANINIDNLDLSANGEINRGVTNLLNISVSSNKIDLASMSETFPSIKEYKPTGYLKLEPTNLTGELGKGQIPQIKGSLNLEDVSLEPESLAEPLRDINTKINFTGRSADVGQMTLRMGNSKLNLTSKIDSFSPLVLSYKVSSPQLYLSDFSKEEVSTNKAQVLRDFKSEGKVSNKSNNISVLGKLSSSEADLSDFELENLNAKFNLIGESLKIEEFSTKAYQGSIKGKASYGFGKNPDFTLISKAVGIDLTSFLSSSDNKIEGKANLDINIFGSGKDWTKIKNTLKGTAKAEIVNGAVLDINIADQVLKGITGIEGLTFLVSEQTKEKYPQVFTAQDTEFDEFKSSFIIEKGKMETTNLRISSKDYTITGKGWMNLDGKIDLKSLLTLSEQLSLDLETDIPDLRLITNDNNRVEIPYVIAGVLPNAKAKPDVSYLSKLIQRAGIRKVLDGLTSGSDESAQNENPPDTDQPPKKEEKRLDEKLFDELKDLF
- a CDS encoding zf-HC2 domain-containing protein, with protein sequence MECKECSELLLEYLSGELSQEQKDSIKDHLSSCSDECLKEFEELTLIKMAANNQALPEVSSQTLQNISKEASVKTNLGQKTFWNKWGFRPILVPALTTAIALSVWFYYGYDAANIGPEISTIKTPVQANEPAGGQTTFSDENVQMEGAVLRQEEQLYAEDNILEHSIESDARNLQPIPPPPPAVPAPMESKELELNPELEQVKKKQLPKNEKSQVMAKNKSEVSPQSNVQSDLSNQDLELREKGEAIIASQKNKTNCDLSIRTNEAFLNSNMPQSKSSQQKSYKELAECYEEQGEFDKAITNYMNLQQVAPEESYFANTRIQAIQDKIELDRLKKEESSNSVPSN
- the nuoF gene encoding NADH-quinone oxidoreductase subunit NuoF, whose product is MPELRIIRNYVGVKDSHTIESYISRDGYSALRKAIKMEPDEIIEEIKKAGLRGRGGAGFPTGVKWSFIQRDSKKPIYLCCNADESEPGSFKDREILEQDPHQMLEGMMIACLAINSHKAYVYIRGEMPYGASIIEGAIKEAYDKGYLGKNILNSGFDLDIVLFRGAGAYICGEETGLLESIEGKNGEPRPKPPFPAQIGLFGCPTIINNVETLAVVPHIINRGHEWFSSIGIPKNTGTKIYGLCGDVNKPGLYEIPLGITARDLIEEYGGGVPNGRKVKAISPGGSSAPLLTGDELDITLDFDSLAAVGSMLGTAGVTVMDENTSMVKVAQNLAHFYRDESCGQCVQCREGTWWLEKMLTMIDQGRGRMEYIDTLLDACSQMRGTTICALADGCAMPVESIVKKFRDEFEEHIRLGKSPFENKYMGEWS
- a CDS encoding VWA domain-containing protein; translation: MFFSKRIVLFVLLLLVVVTSVSQNSIATQMPEPPLIVPPDVKTVVWDVGISHPFVEKGTATEQLVNIKLTGRKDIPMLARAPVNLAIVIDRSGSMSDKGKISYAKKAAKEIINRLQASDRLSIIAYSTEVQVLFPIQPLSNKDAAISAVDSLYPTNSTNLSGGLIYGISQLESVSRAGYINRVILLSDGLANEGITDIGELSRISSIASEKNIQITTMGLGLDYDENLLLCIAQYGAGNYYFIESPNQLAAIFQKEFGQLSTTIAKSPTITITLEPGVSIEQIYGYSYSSSSDEKIKIKLGDMFAGQQRDILIKVNVPTDKIGEKGLLKADLSYEDLLDNNQKSNISKALSYLVTKDKSIVDQNLNEAVLARGVSVDAAFGLDQAILDYEEGRPGEALLELNDSYKRIQVVNKSRYKNEQTVKQEEELKAMIQDLRAAPPEPESDQGKKMIKKQKANAYNYQQ
- a CDS encoding alpha/beta hydrolase, giving the protein MKESDSEKYMEQELVSIPFGKSKIDGLYYNSTILEEDNKNNDTAIIHVHGFLGNFLDGSQRFLPPILAEGGYSSLAINTRMANFGLFFGYGILNDTIPQIDRVVEYLIERGYKNIILSGYSLGTSIVLRYAALRKDQKAFPNLKGVITLAAPYSMPDSIRRRWNRLGSEPSYDEVFEEAKEIIKPGREGTGHDRTILIYKARGDSYRPEHTEIYTYRTWWYLAGPEAHTAMGYKQIEEIKVPILLIQGWYDEIVKPEETHDLAQVALDAGNKDVSAFYVNAGHKFEDKEEELGDIIVRWLDRRFKD
- a CDS encoding sigma-70 family RNA polymerase sigma factor — protein: MTSNVLGLIGKKEISDEQAMRKFQNGNAGSFDVLLNRHSAGVLRFIMKMTGNNKIQAEDLLQEIFIKVIERKNSYDPNQKFTTWLYSIARNHCIDHLRTESHRRHRSLDAPLSTEQQTGAVVLELMRSSERGQDDKLYDKEIGQLLDSGLDSLKEEFKEVFVLKEIQGLSLNEISDITQAPLGTVKSRLRYAYQNLRQIFTESGYFDEINKAKGASS
- a CDS encoding prolyl oligopeptidase family serine peptidase, producing the protein MVSRQRRLLSFAAEDGFVINALLVSGEFDREEDLYEAPIVLLVHGVLGHFLARGTPRQLPNAFVENGISSFSINTRMAFTGQMFGSAIFDESIMDIEAGVDALVKEGFKNIFILGWSLGANISVYYSVNNQHPNVKGLILEGCSSSLPKSNEMRLKKWNSVPSYDHIYQIAKDVLKPDPVTTQNDRVFIVYRAWGPTFDPGDVELFTYRTWWFMRSPEAYNAKTNEIIQNVKVPVLFIHGENDYTVGPEEVKSLLKIMKDSGHENVELVFVPDARHDCMENPNFTVDTLVKWLKSF